From Micromonospora rifamycinica, a single genomic window includes:
- a CDS encoding DEDD exonuclease domain-containing protein: MAPGEFVQQTLAGLDRSAGGVDPALPLYATTFVVVDLETTGGSPDGGGITEIGAVKVRGGEELGVLATLVNPGVPIPPFITVLTGITQAMLVPAPPIEQVLPSFLEFIADAVLVAHNAPYDVGFLKAACAKHGHRWPQPRVLDTAALARRVLSRDEVPNRKLGTLAAYFRTATQPTHRALDDAKATVDVLHGLIARLGGHRVDTVGEAIEFTRAVTPTQRRKRHLAEGLPKAPGVYIFRAADDRPLYVGTSGDIATRVRSYFTAAEKRARMSEMLAAAERVEAVECAHPLEAEVRELRLIAAHAPPYNRRSKYPERMVWLKLTDGPYPRLSVVRGLAPGDTAYLGPFRSTRAAELAAAGFHDAVPLRQCTHRLSLRTVTPACALAELGRCPAPCEHRITPEEYDQRAVVPFRTATTSDPQVVVDALLARIEALAASRRYEEAAVVRSRLAAVLRAAVRMQRLAGLTRIGEVAAARPAAGGGWELALVRHGRLAGAGVSPLGVHPRPTITAIRATAETVEPGGHGPVPRATAEETERILSWLERPETRLVEMTSEWSSPVAGAGRFRDLLAKAEGGGSAQLSTERS, translated from the coding sequence GTGGCACCTGGGGAGTTCGTCCAACAGACCCTGGCCGGGCTGGACCGGTCGGCCGGCGGCGTCGATCCGGCGCTGCCGCTCTACGCGACGACGTTCGTGGTGGTCGACCTGGAGACCACCGGCGGCTCACCCGACGGCGGGGGCATCACCGAGATCGGCGCGGTCAAGGTACGCGGCGGCGAGGAGCTGGGCGTGCTCGCCACCCTGGTCAACCCGGGGGTGCCGATCCCGCCGTTCATCACCGTGCTGACCGGTATCACCCAGGCCATGCTGGTTCCCGCCCCGCCGATCGAGCAGGTGCTGCCGAGCTTCCTGGAGTTCATCGCCGACGCCGTGCTGGTGGCCCACAACGCCCCCTACGATGTCGGGTTCCTCAAGGCCGCCTGCGCGAAGCACGGCCACCGCTGGCCCCAGCCCCGGGTGCTGGACACGGCGGCGCTGGCCCGCCGGGTGCTCAGCCGCGACGAGGTGCCCAACCGCAAGCTGGGCACCCTGGCCGCCTACTTCCGCACCGCCACCCAGCCCACCCACCGGGCGCTGGACGACGCCAAGGCGACGGTGGACGTGCTGCACGGGTTGATCGCCCGGCTCGGTGGGCACCGGGTCGACACGGTCGGCGAGGCGATCGAGTTCACCCGGGCGGTCACCCCCACCCAGCGACGCAAGCGGCACCTGGCCGAGGGGCTGCCGAAGGCCCCCGGGGTCTACATCTTCCGGGCGGCCGACGACCGGCCGCTCTACGTCGGCACCTCCGGCGACATCGCCACCCGGGTGCGCAGCTACTTCACCGCCGCCGAGAAGCGGGCCCGGATGTCGGAGATGCTGGCCGCCGCCGAGCGGGTGGAGGCGGTCGAGTGCGCCCATCCGCTGGAGGCGGAGGTGCGCGAGCTGCGGTTGATCGCCGCGCATGCGCCGCCGTACAACCGCCGGTCGAAGTATCCGGAGCGGATGGTGTGGCTCAAGCTGACCGACGGGCCGTACCCCCGGCTGTCGGTGGTGCGCGGCCTGGCCCCCGGCGACACCGCCTACCTCGGCCCGTTCCGCTCCACCCGGGCCGCCGAGCTGGCCGCCGCCGGGTTCCACGACGCGGTGCCGCTGCGCCAGTGCACCCACCGGTTGTCACTGCGCACGGTCACGCCGGCCTGCGCCCTGGCCGAGCTGGGCCGCTGCCCGGCACCCTGCGAGCACCGGATCACCCCCGAGGAGTACGACCAGCGCGCCGTCGTGCCGTTCCGCACCGCCACCACCAGCGACCCGCAGGTGGTGGTGGACGCCCTGCTGGCCCGGATCGAGGCGCTGGCGGCGTCCCGGCGCTACGAGGAGGCGGCGGTGGTGCGGTCCCGGCTGGCCGCGGTGCTGCGGGCCGCCGTCCGGATGCAGCGGCTGGCCGGGCTGACCCGGATCGGCGAGGTGGCCGCCGCCCGGCCCGCCGCCGGGGGTGGTTGGGAGCTGGCGCTGGTGCGGCACGGGCGGCTCGCCGGCGCCGGGGTGTCCCCGCTGGGCGTCCACCCGCGACCGACGATCACCGCGATCCGGGCCACCGCCGAGACGGTGGAGCCGGGCGGACACGGGCCGGTGCCCCGGGCCACCGCCGAGGAGACCGAGCGGATCCTGTCCTGGTTGGAGCGACCGGAGACCCGTCTGGTGGAGATGACCTCCGAATGGTCGTCGCCGGTGGCCGGCGCGGGGCGGTTCCGTGACCTGCTGGCGAAGGCCGAGGGCGGTGGGTCTGCCCAACTCTCGACCGAACGCTCATGA
- a CDS encoding NUDIX hydrolase, whose translation MILRSRATGRAVAYKVFYRLPVSVRRRLVRLAGPKYVVGAVTLVRDSEAGGAGRLLLLRQPPGHSWTLPAGLLQRGEAPVVGAARELHEESGVRLPPDRLRPAVPNALVHTRGWVDMVFEVEVPASTTTLKVDGAEVLEAAWHPLDDLPRLSRATANLLGHYGIGPQAGQPAT comes from the coding sequence ATGATCCTCCGCTCCCGCGCCACCGGCCGGGCCGTCGCGTACAAGGTCTTCTACCGGCTGCCGGTGTCGGTCCGCCGTCGCCTGGTCCGGCTCGCCGGGCCGAAGTACGTCGTCGGCGCGGTGACCCTGGTCCGGGACAGCGAGGCCGGCGGGGCCGGCCGGCTCCTGCTGCTGCGCCAGCCCCCCGGGCACAGCTGGACGCTCCCCGCCGGGCTGCTCCAGCGCGGCGAGGCGCCGGTCGTCGGCGCGGCCCGCGAGCTGCACGAGGAGTCCGGCGTCCGGCTGCCCCCCGACCGGCTCCGCCCGGCCGTGCCGAACGCCCTGGTGCATACCCGGGGCTGGGTGGACATGGTCTTCGAGGTCGAGGTGCCCGCCTCCACCACGACCCTGAAGGTGGACGGCGCGGAGGTCCTGGAGGCCGCCTGGCACCCGCTGGACGACCTGCCCCGGCTGAGCCGGGCCACCGCCAACCTGCTCGGCCACTACGGCATCGGGCCGCAGGCCGGCCAGCCGGCGACGTGA
- a CDS encoding RelA/SpoT family protein, whose amino-acid sequence MDVDAGHGAALGGALPAQPGELPLARRLRSLLSWPASDGDPVTQLVRTHRGIHSSADASVLRRAYTIAENMHRGQFRKSGEPYITHPLAVAQICADLGMDTTTLVAALLHDTVEDTRYTLQALSEDFGHEVAHLVDGVTKFDKAFYGKAAEAETIRKMIIAAGKDVRVLIIKLADRLHNMRTLGVRSAASRERIARKTQEVLVPLCDRLGIQTLKRDLDDVVLLHLEPDEHARLARYVHDRPGWDVYLDDVVAQAKVALRRSRVDAEVSVRPRHLYSIWKDTVAGGHTAPYDLPRIVIVVDGPATDCYAALGAVHGRWRPVPGRFKDFIASPKNNLYRSLHTSVCGPQERTVEVLIRTQEMHRCAEYGVAADFRFPRAATGASNTDQLSWLRRVLDWEQEAPDPAQFLQSLRCDLAEAQIQVVADGRQVVLPAGATPVDLAYELGTERGDHCLAARINGRLAPLASELDEGDVVEIYTESDAESGFEATSAPRGPRREWLDFVKSPHAQMQISRWFTDHTEPGISIADKVRLGRATIGLALRKHDRGLASDLPLLRLSEELGYPDLETLLVAVFDRAVEPDTVVRQLIDLVDHRQ is encoded by the coding sequence GTGGACGTCGACGCCGGACACGGCGCCGCCCTGGGAGGTGCGCTCCCGGCCCAGCCGGGTGAGTTGCCCCTGGCCCGGCGGCTCCGGTCCTTGTTGAGCTGGCCGGCCAGCGACGGTGATCCGGTGACCCAGTTGGTCCGCACCCACCGCGGCATCCATTCCAGCGCGGACGCCTCGGTGCTGCGCAGGGCGTACACGATCGCCGAGAACATGCACCGCGGGCAGTTCCGCAAGAGCGGCGAGCCCTACATCACCCACCCGCTGGCGGTCGCCCAGATCTGCGCCGACCTCGGGATGGACACCACCACCCTGGTCGCGGCGCTGTTGCACGACACCGTGGAGGATACCCGCTACACCCTCCAGGCGCTCAGCGAGGACTTCGGCCACGAGGTGGCCCACCTGGTCGACGGGGTGACCAAGTTCGACAAGGCGTTCTACGGCAAGGCCGCCGAGGCCGAGACGATCCGCAAGATGATCATCGCGGCCGGCAAGGACGTCCGGGTGCTGATCATCAAGCTGGCCGACCGGCTGCACAACATGCGTACCCTCGGGGTCCGCTCGGCCGCCTCCCGCGAACGGATCGCCCGCAAGACCCAGGAGGTGCTGGTCCCGCTCTGCGACCGGCTCGGCATCCAGACCCTCAAGCGCGACCTCGACGACGTGGTGCTGCTGCACCTGGAGCCCGACGAGCACGCCCGGCTGGCCCGGTACGTGCACGACCGGCCCGGCTGGGACGTCTACCTCGACGACGTGGTGGCCCAGGCCAAGGTGGCGCTGCGGCGCAGCCGGGTGGACGCCGAGGTGAGCGTCCGCCCCCGGCACCTCTACTCGATCTGGAAGGACACCGTGGCCGGCGGGCACACCGCCCCGTACGACCTGCCCCGGATCGTGATCGTGGTGGACGGCCCGGCCACCGACTGTTACGCCGCCCTCGGCGCGGTGCACGGGCGCTGGCGGCCGGTCCCCGGCCGGTTCAAGGACTTCATCGCCTCCCCCAAGAACAACCTCTACCGCTCCCTGCACACCAGCGTCTGCGGCCCGCAGGAGCGCACGGTCGAGGTGCTGATCCGCACCCAGGAGATGCACCGCTGCGCCGAGTACGGGGTGGCCGCCGACTTCCGCTTCCCCCGGGCCGCCACCGGGGCGAGCAACACCGACCAGCTCTCCTGGCTGCGCCGGGTGCTCGACTGGGAGCAGGAGGCCCCCGACCCGGCCCAGTTCCTCCAGTCGCTGCGCTGCGACCTGGCCGAGGCGCAGATCCAGGTGGTCGCCGACGGCCGGCAGGTGGTGCTGCCGGCCGGGGCGACCCCGGTCGACCTGGCCTACGAGCTGGGCACCGAGCGGGGCGACCACTGTCTCGCCGCGCGGATCAACGGCCGGCTCGCCCCGCTGGCGTCCGAACTGGACGAGGGCGACGTGGTGGAGATCTACACCGAGAGCGACGCGGAGAGCGGCTTCGAGGCGACCTCCGCCCCCCGGGGGCCCCGCCGCGAGTGGCTCGACTTCGTCAAGTCACCGCACGCGCAGATGCAGATCAGCCGCTGGTTCACCGACCACACCGAGCCCGGCATCTCGATCGCCGACAAGGTACGCCTGGGGCGGGCCACCATCGGGCTGGCGCTGCGCAAGCACGACCGGGGGCTGGCCAGCGACCTGCCGCTGCTGCGGCTGTCGGAGGAGCTCGGCTACCCCGACCTGGAGACCCTGCTGGTCGCGGTCTTCGACCGGGCGGTCGAACCGGACACCGTGGTCCGCCAGCTCATCGACCTGGTCGACCATCGACAGTGA